A region of Panicum virgatum strain AP13 chromosome 8N, P.virgatum_v5, whole genome shotgun sequence DNA encodes the following proteins:
- the LOC120685914 gene encoding UPF0161 protein At3g09310-like isoform X9: MKPYKGSKACEQVYPSGLHYHHPTTFVGVPAAIAMTAAVPSTSASLLPASAARPLAGSTVSFGASYQKRRKIPAWRVRCSADDEEEVKDLGVNVALSMLKFYKREISPLLPSSCRYVPTCSEYSMQAYKRYGVVKGTILTAWRLCRCNPLGGYGYDPPRWFGEEDLPLQ; this comes from the exons ATGAAGCCCTACAAAGGGTCCAAAGCCTGCGAACAAGTCTATCCATCCGGACTCCATTATCATCATCCAACCACCTTCGTGGGCGTtcccgccgccatcgccatgaCCGCCGCTGtcccctccacctccgcctccctctTGCCTGCTTCGGCTGCGCGACCTCTCGCCGGAAGCACAG TTTCTTTCGGTGCTTCGTACCAGAAGAGGAGAAAGATCCCGGCGTGGAGAGTCCGCTGTTCTGCTGACGACGAAG AGGAAGTCAAGGATTTGGGAGTCAATGTGGCACTATCCATGCTAAAGTTTTACAAAC GGGAAATATCGCCTTTACTGCCTTCAAGCTGCCGCTATGTGCCAACTTGCAGTGAGTACTCTATGCAGGCATACAAAAGATATGGTGTTGTAAAGGGTACAATCTTGACTGCTTGGCGTCTGTGCCGCTGTAATCCGCTTG GCGGTTATGGGTATGATCCTCCAAGGTGGTTTGGTGAGGAAGATCTGCCTCTGCAATGA
- the LOC120685914 gene encoding uncharacterized protein LOC120685914 isoform X4, translating into MVFTSGASAMGFTRPSPISCAAAVPVLPLPCGGPDQVMKPYKGSKACEQVYPSGLHYHHPTTFVGVPAAIAMTAAVPSTSASLLPASAARPLAGSTVSFGASYQKRRKIPAWRVRCSADDEGLIDYSLCTCDSAEEVKDLGVNVALSMLKFYKREISPLLPSSCRYVPTCSEYSMQAYKRYGVVKGLHHIIFVGLQPCVI; encoded by the exons ATGGTCTTCACATCAGGCGCCAGCGCCATGGGCTTCACGCGGCCAAGCCCAATCTCGTGTGCGGCGGCTGTACCCGTACTGCCGCTGCCCTGCGGAGGTCCCGACCAAG TCATGAAGCCCTACAAAGGGTCCAAAGCCTGCGAACAAGTCTATCCATCCGGACTCCATTATCATCATCCAACCACCTTCGTGGGCGTtcccgccgccatcgccatgaCCGCCGCTGtcccctccacctccgcctccctctTGCCTGCTTCGGCTGCGCGACCTCTCGCCGGAAGCACAG TTTCTTTCGGTGCTTCGTACCAGAAGAGGAGAAAGATCCCGGCGTGGAGAGTCCGCTGTTCTGCTGACGACGAAG GTCTGATTGACTATAGTCTGTGCACATGTGACTCAGCAGAGGAAGTCAAGGATTTGGGAGTCAATGTGGCACTATCCATGCTAAAGTTTTACAAAC GGGAAATATCGCCTTTACTGCCTTCAAGCTGCCGCTATGTGCCAACTTGCAGTGAGTACTCTATGCAGGCATACAAAAGATATGGTGTTGTAAAGG GTCTGCATCATATCATATTTGTGGGACTTCAGCCCTGTGTTATCTGA
- the LOC120685914 gene encoding uncharacterized protein LOC120685914 isoform X3, with protein MVFTSGASAMGFTRPSPISCAAAVPVLPLPCGGPDQVMKPYKGSKACEQVYPSGLHYHHPTTFVGVPAAIAMTAAVPSTSASLLPASAARPLAGSTVSFGASYQKRRKIPAWRVRCSADDEEEVKDLGVNVALSMLKFYKREISPLLPSSCRYVPTCSEYSMQAYKRYGVVKGTILTAWRLCRCNPLGGYGYDPPRWFGEEDLPLQ; from the exons ATGGTCTTCACATCAGGCGCCAGCGCCATGGGCTTCACGCGGCCAAGCCCAATCTCGTGTGCGGCGGCTGTACCCGTACTGCCGCTGCCCTGCGGAGGTCCCGACCAAG TCATGAAGCCCTACAAAGGGTCCAAAGCCTGCGAACAAGTCTATCCATCCGGACTCCATTATCATCATCCAACCACCTTCGTGGGCGTtcccgccgccatcgccatgaCCGCCGCTGtcccctccacctccgcctccctctTGCCTGCTTCGGCTGCGCGACCTCTCGCCGGAAGCACAG TTTCTTTCGGTGCTTCGTACCAGAAGAGGAGAAAGATCCCGGCGTGGAGAGTCCGCTGTTCTGCTGACGACGAAG AGGAAGTCAAGGATTTGGGAGTCAATGTGGCACTATCCATGCTAAAGTTTTACAAAC GGGAAATATCGCCTTTACTGCCTTCAAGCTGCCGCTATGTGCCAACTTGCAGTGAGTACTCTATGCAGGCATACAAAAGATATGGTGTTGTAAAGGGTACAATCTTGACTGCTTGGCGTCTGTGCCGCTGTAATCCGCTTG GCGGTTATGGGTATGATCCTCCAAGGTGGTTTGGTGAGGAAGATCTGCCTCTGCAATGA
- the LOC120685914 gene encoding uncharacterized protein LOC120685914 isoform X7 encodes MVFTSGASAMGFTRPSPISCAAAVPVLPLPCGGPDQVMKPYKGSKACEQVYPSGLHYHHPTTFVGVPAAIAMTAAVPSTSASLLPASAARPLAGSTVSFGASYQKRRKIPAWRVRCSADDEEEVKDLGVNVALSMLKFYKREISPLLPSSCRYVPTCSEYSMQAYKRYGVVKGLHHIIFVGLQPCVI; translated from the exons ATGGTCTTCACATCAGGCGCCAGCGCCATGGGCTTCACGCGGCCAAGCCCAATCTCGTGTGCGGCGGCTGTACCCGTACTGCCGCTGCCCTGCGGAGGTCCCGACCAAG TCATGAAGCCCTACAAAGGGTCCAAAGCCTGCGAACAAGTCTATCCATCCGGACTCCATTATCATCATCCAACCACCTTCGTGGGCGTtcccgccgccatcgccatgaCCGCCGCTGtcccctccacctccgcctccctctTGCCTGCTTCGGCTGCGCGACCTCTCGCCGGAAGCACAG TTTCTTTCGGTGCTTCGTACCAGAAGAGGAGAAAGATCCCGGCGTGGAGAGTCCGCTGTTCTGCTGACGACGAAG AGGAAGTCAAGGATTTGGGAGTCAATGTGGCACTATCCATGCTAAAGTTTTACAAAC GGGAAATATCGCCTTTACTGCCTTCAAGCTGCCGCTATGTGCCAACTTGCAGTGAGTACTCTATGCAGGCATACAAAAGATATGGTGTTGTAAAGG GTCTGCATCATATCATATTTGTGGGACTTCAGCCCTGTGTTATCTGA
- the LOC120685914 gene encoding uncharacterized protein LOC120685914 isoform X5 yields the protein MMAKLQLHFEAHVVMKPYKGSKACEQVYPSGLHYHHPTTFVGVPAAIAMTAAVPSTSASLLPASAARPLAGSTVSFGASYQKRRKIPAWRVRCSADDEGLIDYSLCTCDSAEEVKDLGVNVALSMLKFYKREISPLLPSSCRYVPTCSEYSMQAYKRYGVVKGTILTAWRLCRCNPLGGYGYDPPRWFGEEDLPLQ from the exons ATGATGGCAAAGCTACAATTACACTTCGAA GCCCATGTAGTCATGAAGCCCTACAAAGGGTCCAAAGCCTGCGAACAAGTCTATCCATCCGGACTCCATTATCATCATCCAACCACCTTCGTGGGCGTtcccgccgccatcgccatgaCCGCCGCTGtcccctccacctccgcctccctctTGCCTGCTTCGGCTGCGCGACCTCTCGCCGGAAGCACAG TTTCTTTCGGTGCTTCGTACCAGAAGAGGAGAAAGATCCCGGCGTGGAGAGTCCGCTGTTCTGCTGACGACGAAG GTCTGATTGACTATAGTCTGTGCACATGTGACTCAGCAGAGGAAGTCAAGGATTTGGGAGTCAATGTGGCACTATCCATGCTAAAGTTTTACAAAC GGGAAATATCGCCTTTACTGCCTTCAAGCTGCCGCTATGTGCCAACTTGCAGTGAGTACTCTATGCAGGCATACAAAAGATATGGTGTTGTAAAGGGTACAATCTTGACTGCTTGGCGTCTGTGCCGCTGTAATCCGCTTG GCGGTTATGGGTATGATCCTCCAAGGTGGTTTGGTGAGGAAGATCTGCCTCTGCAATGA
- the LOC120685914 gene encoding uncharacterized protein LOC120685914 isoform X2 encodes MVFTSGASAMGFTRPSPISCAAAVPVLPLPCGGPDQVMKPYKGSKACEQVYPSGLHYHHPTTFVGVPAAIAMTAAVPSTSASLLPASAARPLAGSTVSFGASYQKRRKIPAWRVRCSADDEAEEVKDLGVNVALSMLKFYKREISPLLPSSCRYVPTCSEYSMQAYKRYGVVKGTILTAWRLCRCNPLGGYGYDPPRWFGEEDLPLQ; translated from the exons ATGGTCTTCACATCAGGCGCCAGCGCCATGGGCTTCACGCGGCCAAGCCCAATCTCGTGTGCGGCGGCTGTACCCGTACTGCCGCTGCCCTGCGGAGGTCCCGACCAAG TCATGAAGCCCTACAAAGGGTCCAAAGCCTGCGAACAAGTCTATCCATCCGGACTCCATTATCATCATCCAACCACCTTCGTGGGCGTtcccgccgccatcgccatgaCCGCCGCTGtcccctccacctccgcctccctctTGCCTGCTTCGGCTGCGCGACCTCTCGCCGGAAGCACAG TTTCTTTCGGTGCTTCGTACCAGAAGAGGAGAAAGATCCCGGCGTGGAGAGTCCGCTGTTCTGCTGACGACGAAG CAGAGGAAGTCAAGGATTTGGGAGTCAATGTGGCACTATCCATGCTAAAGTTTTACAAAC GGGAAATATCGCCTTTACTGCCTTCAAGCTGCCGCTATGTGCCAACTTGCAGTGAGTACTCTATGCAGGCATACAAAAGATATGGTGTTGTAAAGGGTACAATCTTGACTGCTTGGCGTCTGTGCCGCTGTAATCCGCTTG GCGGTTATGGGTATGATCCTCCAAGGTGGTTTGGTGAGGAAGATCTGCCTCTGCAATGA
- the LOC120685914 gene encoding uncharacterized protein LOC120685914 isoform X10: MVFTSGASAMGFTRPSPISCAAAVPVLPLPCGGPDQVMKPYKGSKACEQVYPSGLHYHHPTTFVGVPAAIAMTAAVPSTSASLLPASAARPLAGSTVSFGASYQKRRKIPAWRVRCSADDEGEISPLLPSSCRYVPTCSEYSMQAYKRYGVVKGLHHIIFVGLQPCVI; encoded by the exons ATGGTCTTCACATCAGGCGCCAGCGCCATGGGCTTCACGCGGCCAAGCCCAATCTCGTGTGCGGCGGCTGTACCCGTACTGCCGCTGCCCTGCGGAGGTCCCGACCAAG TCATGAAGCCCTACAAAGGGTCCAAAGCCTGCGAACAAGTCTATCCATCCGGACTCCATTATCATCATCCAACCACCTTCGTGGGCGTtcccgccgccatcgccatgaCCGCCGCTGtcccctccacctccgcctccctctTGCCTGCTTCGGCTGCGCGACCTCTCGCCGGAAGCACAG TTTCTTTCGGTGCTTCGTACCAGAAGAGGAGAAAGATCCCGGCGTGGAGAGTCCGCTGTTCTGCTGACGACGAAG GGGAAATATCGCCTTTACTGCCTTCAAGCTGCCGCTATGTGCCAACTTGCAGTGAGTACTCTATGCAGGCATACAAAAGATATGGTGTTGTAAAGG GTCTGCATCATATCATATTTGTGGGACTTCAGCCCTGTGTTATCTGA
- the LOC120685914 gene encoding UPF0161 protein At3g09310-like isoform X11 — MKPYKGSKACEQVYPSGLHYHHPTTFVGVPAAIAMTAAVPSTSASLLPASAARPLAGSTVSFGASYQKRRKIPAWRVRCSADDEAEEVKDLGVNVALSMLKFYKREISPLLPSSCRYVPTCSEYSMQAYKRYGVVKGTILTAWRLCRCNPLGGYGYDPPRWFGEEDLPLQ; from the exons ATGAAGCCCTACAAAGGGTCCAAAGCCTGCGAACAAGTCTATCCATCCGGACTCCATTATCATCATCCAACCACCTTCGTGGGCGTtcccgccgccatcgccatgaCCGCCGCTGtcccctccacctccgcctccctctTGCCTGCTTCGGCTGCGCGACCTCTCGCCGGAAGCACAG TTTCTTTCGGTGCTTCGTACCAGAAGAGGAGAAAGATCCCGGCGTGGAGAGTCCGCTGTTCTGCTGACGACGAAG CAGAGGAAGTCAAGGATTTGGGAGTCAATGTGGCACTATCCATGCTAAAGTTTTACAAAC GGGAAATATCGCCTTTACTGCCTTCAAGCTGCCGCTATGTGCCAACTTGCAGTGAGTACTCTATGCAGGCATACAAAAGATATGGTGTTGTAAAGGGTACAATCTTGACTGCTTGGCGTCTGTGCCGCTGTAATCCGCTTG GCGGTTATGGGTATGATCCTCCAAGGTGGTTTGGTGAGGAAGATCTGCCTCTGCAATGA
- the LOC120685914 gene encoding uncharacterized protein LOC120685914 isoform X8, giving the protein MKPYKGSKACEQVYPSGLHYHHPTTFVGVPAAIAMTAAVPSTSASLLPASAARPLAGSTVSFGASYQKRRKIPAWRVRCSADDEGLIDYSLCTCDSAEEVKDLGVNVALSMLKFYKREISPLLPSSCRYVPTCSEYSMQAYKRYGVVKGTILTAWRLCRCNPLGGYGYDPPRWFGEEDLPLQ; this is encoded by the exons ATGAAGCCCTACAAAGGGTCCAAAGCCTGCGAACAAGTCTATCCATCCGGACTCCATTATCATCATCCAACCACCTTCGTGGGCGTtcccgccgccatcgccatgaCCGCCGCTGtcccctccacctccgcctccctctTGCCTGCTTCGGCTGCGCGACCTCTCGCCGGAAGCACAG TTTCTTTCGGTGCTTCGTACCAGAAGAGGAGAAAGATCCCGGCGTGGAGAGTCCGCTGTTCTGCTGACGACGAAG GTCTGATTGACTATAGTCTGTGCACATGTGACTCAGCAGAGGAAGTCAAGGATTTGGGAGTCAATGTGGCACTATCCATGCTAAAGTTTTACAAAC GGGAAATATCGCCTTTACTGCCTTCAAGCTGCCGCTATGTGCCAACTTGCAGTGAGTACTCTATGCAGGCATACAAAAGATATGGTGTTGTAAAGGGTACAATCTTGACTGCTTGGCGTCTGTGCCGCTGTAATCCGCTTG GCGGTTATGGGTATGATCCTCCAAGGTGGTTTGGTGAGGAAGATCTGCCTCTGCAATGA
- the LOC120685914 gene encoding uncharacterized protein LOC120685914 isoform X1: MVFTSGASAMGFTRPSPISCAAAVPVLPLPCGGPDQVMKPYKGSKACEQVYPSGLHYHHPTTFVGVPAAIAMTAAVPSTSASLLPASAARPLAGSTVSFGASYQKRRKIPAWRVRCSADDEGLIDYSLCTCDSAEEVKDLGVNVALSMLKFYKREISPLLPSSCRYVPTCSEYSMQAYKRYGVVKGTILTAWRLCRCNPLGGYGYDPPRWFGEEDLPLQ; the protein is encoded by the exons ATGGTCTTCACATCAGGCGCCAGCGCCATGGGCTTCACGCGGCCAAGCCCAATCTCGTGTGCGGCGGCTGTACCCGTACTGCCGCTGCCCTGCGGAGGTCCCGACCAAG TCATGAAGCCCTACAAAGGGTCCAAAGCCTGCGAACAAGTCTATCCATCCGGACTCCATTATCATCATCCAACCACCTTCGTGGGCGTtcccgccgccatcgccatgaCCGCCGCTGtcccctccacctccgcctccctctTGCCTGCTTCGGCTGCGCGACCTCTCGCCGGAAGCACAG TTTCTTTCGGTGCTTCGTACCAGAAGAGGAGAAAGATCCCGGCGTGGAGAGTCCGCTGTTCTGCTGACGACGAAG GTCTGATTGACTATAGTCTGTGCACATGTGACTCAGCAGAGGAAGTCAAGGATTTGGGAGTCAATGTGGCACTATCCATGCTAAAGTTTTACAAAC GGGAAATATCGCCTTTACTGCCTTCAAGCTGCCGCTATGTGCCAACTTGCAGTGAGTACTCTATGCAGGCATACAAAAGATATGGTGTTGTAAAGGGTACAATCTTGACTGCTTGGCGTCTGTGCCGCTGTAATCCGCTTG GCGGTTATGGGTATGATCCTCCAAGGTGGTTTGGTGAGGAAGATCTGCCTCTGCAATGA
- the LOC120685914 gene encoding uncharacterized protein LOC120685914 isoform X6 yields the protein MVFTSGASAMGFTRPSPISCAAAVPVLPLPCGGPDQVMKPYKGSKACEQVYPSGLHYHHPTTFVGVPAAIAMTAAVPSTSASLLPASAARPLAGSTVSFGASYQKRRKIPAWRVRCSADDEGEISPLLPSSCRYVPTCSEYSMQAYKRYGVVKGTILTAWRLCRCNPLGGYGYDPPRWFGEEDLPLQ from the exons ATGGTCTTCACATCAGGCGCCAGCGCCATGGGCTTCACGCGGCCAAGCCCAATCTCGTGTGCGGCGGCTGTACCCGTACTGCCGCTGCCCTGCGGAGGTCCCGACCAAG TCATGAAGCCCTACAAAGGGTCCAAAGCCTGCGAACAAGTCTATCCATCCGGACTCCATTATCATCATCCAACCACCTTCGTGGGCGTtcccgccgccatcgccatgaCCGCCGCTGtcccctccacctccgcctccctctTGCCTGCTTCGGCTGCGCGACCTCTCGCCGGAAGCACAG TTTCTTTCGGTGCTTCGTACCAGAAGAGGAGAAAGATCCCGGCGTGGAGAGTCCGCTGTTCTGCTGACGACGAAG GGGAAATATCGCCTTTACTGCCTTCAAGCTGCCGCTATGTGCCAACTTGCAGTGAGTACTCTATGCAGGCATACAAAAGATATGGTGTTGTAAAGGGTACAATCTTGACTGCTTGGCGTCTGTGCCGCTGTAATCCGCTTG GCGGTTATGGGTATGATCCTCCAAGGTGGTTTGGTGAGGAAGATCTGCCTCTGCAATGA
- the LOC120685914 gene encoding uncharacterized protein LOC120685914 isoform X12, with protein MMAKLQLHFEAHVVMKPYKGSKACEQVYPSGLHYHHPTTFVGVPAAIAMTAAVPSTSASLLPASAARPLAGSTVSFGASYQKRRKIPAWRVRCSADDEEEVKDLGVNVALSMLKFYKREISPLLPSSCRYVPTCSEYSMQAYKRYGVVKGTILTAWRLCRCNPLGGYGYDPPRWFGEEDLPLQ; from the exons ATGATGGCAAAGCTACAATTACACTTCGAA GCCCATGTAGTCATGAAGCCCTACAAAGGGTCCAAAGCCTGCGAACAAGTCTATCCATCCGGACTCCATTATCATCATCCAACCACCTTCGTGGGCGTtcccgccgccatcgccatgaCCGCCGCTGtcccctccacctccgcctccctctTGCCTGCTTCGGCTGCGCGACCTCTCGCCGGAAGCACAG TTTCTTTCGGTGCTTCGTACCAGAAGAGGAGAAAGATCCCGGCGTGGAGAGTCCGCTGTTCTGCTGACGACGAAG AGGAAGTCAAGGATTTGGGAGTCAATGTGGCACTATCCATGCTAAAGTTTTACAAAC GGGAAATATCGCCTTTACTGCCTTCAAGCTGCCGCTATGTGCCAACTTGCAGTGAGTACTCTATGCAGGCATACAAAAGATATGGTGTTGTAAAGGGTACAATCTTGACTGCTTGGCGTCTGTGCCGCTGTAATCCGCTTG GCGGTTATGGGTATGATCCTCCAAGGTGGTTTGGTGAGGAAGATCTGCCTCTGCAATGA